The Brassica napus cultivar Da-Ae chromosome C7, Da-Ae, whole genome shotgun sequence genome has a segment encoding these proteins:
- the LOC106409048 gene encoding D-cysteine desulfhydrase 2, mitochondrial-like isoform X2, whose product MKVQRSTFFTVNLKSNLHHFHSSQGIAISELDPVSKLLDRKWGLQSPATPIHQISVSSAKGIGKLSFLNNTRPRLGDEVSKKGSSFYILRDDLLHPLVNGNKARKLDALLPLLQDHKVTDLVTCGGCQSAHTAAVAVSCAERGVRSHLLLRGEQPEVLTGYNLVSTMYGNVEYVPRSKYANREEMLRTHADLVAGEDGSVLWAKDLEAIDGFSTSQAASSRKVLIVNEGAGDALALLGMFRLVKYLSEDHLLGKKSRVKFVVDAGTGTTAVGLGVAAMSLGLPWEINAVMLADTLENYKRHEHRLLEEFTRQFLPSIVCSRLDTIKWVERQRPRKFGKVLEGEVEMCRKIAQQTGVLVDPMYTLAAWETATELVEDEDSSIVVMLHTGGTLGMFGLAQRYKSFFTNLKH is encoded by the exons ATGAAGGTCCAACGGTCAACTTTTTTCACAGTCAACTTGAAATCGAACCTTCATCACTTTCACTCCTCTCAG GGAATTGCTATATCAGAGCTCGATCCCGTGTCGAAGTTACTCGATAGGAAGTGGGGGTTACAGAGTCCCGCAACTCCAATTCATCAAATCAGTGTTTCTTCCGCTAAAGGAATCGGCAAACTCTCCTTCTTGAACAACACTCGTCCACGTCTCGGAGATGAAGTCTCTAAAAAAGGATCGTCTTTTTACATCCTGAGAGACGATCTTTTGCATCCTCTTGTCAACGGTAACAAAGCTAGAAAGCTTGATGCTTTGCTACCGCTTCTTCAGGATCATAAAGTCACTGACTTG GTTACATGTGGAGGTTGTCAGAGTGCACACACAGCTGCTGTTG CTGTTTCGTGTGCTGAGAGAGGTGTGAGATCACATCTGCTACTGCGTGGAGAGCAGCCCGAGGTTTTGACCGGTTATAACCTCGTTTCAACTATGTATGGAAACGTTGAGTATGTTCCGAGATCGAAGTATGCGAATAGGGAGGAGATGCTGAGAACTCACGCTGATCTTGTCGCTGGGGAAGACGGTTCTGTCTTATGGGCTAAAGACCTTGAGGCTATTGATGGTTTTTCGACTTCCCAAGCTGCTTCTTCTAGAAAGGTTTTGATCGTCAATGAAGGCGCAGGCGATGCTCTTGCGTTACTCG GTATGTTTCGGTTAGTGAAGTATTTGTCAGAAGATCATTTACTTGGGAAGAAGAGTCGTGTCAAGTTTGTAGTTGATGCTGGTACTGGAACGACTGCTGTGGGTTTAGGAGTTGCAGCTATGTCTTTAGG GCTTCCCTGGGAGATCAATGCAGTGATGTTAGCTGATACACTCGAAAACTACAAAAGACATGAACATCGCTTGTTAGAAGAGTTTACGAGGCAGTTTCTTCCCTCCATCGTTTGCAGCCGCTTGGATACGATCAAATGGGTAGAACGTCAACGCCCGAGAAA GTTTGGTAAGGTCTTGGAAGGAGAAGTGGAGATGTGTCGGAAGATTGCGCAACAGACGGGTGTTTTAGTGGATCCAATGTATACTTTAGCTGCTTGGGAGACGGCAACAGAGCTTGTGGAGGACGAGGATTCGAGCATTGTAGTGATGCTTCACACTGGAGGCACTCTTGGGATGTTTGGTCTTGCTCAAAGATATAAATCTTTCTTCACTAACTTGAAACATTAG
- the LOC106409048 gene encoding D-cysteine desulfhydrase 2, mitochondrial-like isoform X1: MKVQRSTFFTVNLKSNLHHFHSSQGIAISELDPVSKLLDRKWGLQSPATPIHQISVSSAKGIGKLSFLNNTRPRLGDEVSKKGSSFYILRDDLLHPLVNGNKARKLDALLPLLQDHKVTDLVTCGGCQSAHTAAVGKKSVSCAERGVRSHLLLRGEQPEVLTGYNLVSTMYGNVEYVPRSKYANREEMLRTHADLVAGEDGSVLWAKDLEAIDGFSTSQAASSRKVLIVNEGAGDALALLGMFRLVKYLSEDHLLGKKSRVKFVVDAGTGTTAVGLGVAAMSLGLPWEINAVMLADTLENYKRHEHRLLEEFTRQFLPSIVCSRLDTIKWVERQRPRKFGKVLEGEVEMCRKIAQQTGVLVDPMYTLAAWETATELVEDEDSSIVVMLHTGGTLGMFGLAQRYKSFFTNLKH, translated from the exons ATGAAGGTCCAACGGTCAACTTTTTTCACAGTCAACTTGAAATCGAACCTTCATCACTTTCACTCCTCTCAG GGAATTGCTATATCAGAGCTCGATCCCGTGTCGAAGTTACTCGATAGGAAGTGGGGGTTACAGAGTCCCGCAACTCCAATTCATCAAATCAGTGTTTCTTCCGCTAAAGGAATCGGCAAACTCTCCTTCTTGAACAACACTCGTCCACGTCTCGGAGATGAAGTCTCTAAAAAAGGATCGTCTTTTTACATCCTGAGAGACGATCTTTTGCATCCTCTTGTCAACGGTAACAAAGCTAGAAAGCTTGATGCTTTGCTACCGCTTCTTCAGGATCATAAAGTCACTGACTTG GTTACATGTGGAGGTTGTCAGAGTGCACACACAGCTGCTGTTGGTAAAAAAT CTGTTTCGTGTGCTGAGAGAGGTGTGAGATCACATCTGCTACTGCGTGGAGAGCAGCCCGAGGTTTTGACCGGTTATAACCTCGTTTCAACTATGTATGGAAACGTTGAGTATGTTCCGAGATCGAAGTATGCGAATAGGGAGGAGATGCTGAGAACTCACGCTGATCTTGTCGCTGGGGAAGACGGTTCTGTCTTATGGGCTAAAGACCTTGAGGCTATTGATGGTTTTTCGACTTCCCAAGCTGCTTCTTCTAGAAAGGTTTTGATCGTCAATGAAGGCGCAGGCGATGCTCTTGCGTTACTCG GTATGTTTCGGTTAGTGAAGTATTTGTCAGAAGATCATTTACTTGGGAAGAAGAGTCGTGTCAAGTTTGTAGTTGATGCTGGTACTGGAACGACTGCTGTGGGTTTAGGAGTTGCAGCTATGTCTTTAGG GCTTCCCTGGGAGATCAATGCAGTGATGTTAGCTGATACACTCGAAAACTACAAAAGACATGAACATCGCTTGTTAGAAGAGTTTACGAGGCAGTTTCTTCCCTCCATCGTTTGCAGCCGCTTGGATACGATCAAATGGGTAGAACGTCAACGCCCGAGAAA GTTTGGTAAGGTCTTGGAAGGAGAAGTGGAGATGTGTCGGAAGATTGCGCAACAGACGGGTGTTTTAGTGGATCCAATGTATACTTTAGCTGCTTGGGAGACGGCAACAGAGCTTGTGGAGGACGAGGATTCGAGCATTGTAGTGATGCTTCACACTGGAGGCACTCTTGGGATGTTTGGTCTTGCTCAAAGATATAAATCTTTCTTCACTAACTTGAAACATTAG
- the LOC106407065 gene encoding protein terminal ear1 homolog, with product MEDFRAFPFAGNLDPRAQEFVPAPLNPMSSRFHFPYTSLPPPLPPPPPSYGLSPSDPRMFTFFNIPPHPMMFPPAPHPPPPPPRPWFNGFSAVQRLSPPSNSPTRSLSLIYVPRDVTESTVRRDLEVFGDVRGVQMERISEGVLTVHFYDLRDAKRAVREFCGRHMQHQERLGSSSGGGSVWRSPSSSARGFVSGRPVWAHFVVPDTNAVPGGCNQGTLVIFNLDPDVSSTALRQIFQVYGSIKELRETPYKKHQRFIEFYDVRDAVNAFDRMNGEEIYGKQVVIEFSRPGGLKNNFTPFRQPQLPFQPRPVLLTPPLKQSVILTNGKSKNVSPNNGVDVVEASMRSLCDIDDEAESETRSKNVAKLGRKKQMKSMELSQFLISEEAMNDPSCRDPRTTLMIKNIPNKYSQKLLLNMLDNHCIHINQAITEEERGEYKAHPDQPISSYDFVYLPMDFNNKCNVGYGFVNMTSPEAAWRLYKAFHLQRWEIFNSHKICQITYARVQGLEDLKEHFKSSKFPCEAELYLPVVFSPPRDGKQLTEPVSININDCTGLNTIHHLEPIDGPDHSVGGSCCGSDNDNSQEDGLSGNNIDGGHSFTVVGATSF from the exons ATGGAAGATTTTAGAGCTTTTCCCTTCGCCGGGAATCTAGACCCTCGAGCTCAAGAGTTCGTACCGGCACCACTAAACCCTATGTCTTCACGTTTCCACTTTCCGTACACTTCTCTGCCGCCGCCGCTTCCGCCACCTCCTCCGTCGTACGGACTATCTCCATCGGATCCAAGAATGTTCACGTTCTTTAATATCCCACCACATCCGATGATGTTTCCTCCTGCTCCTcatcctccaccaccaccacctcgtCCGTGGTTTAACGGTTTTTCAGCTGTTCAACGGCTATCTCCGCCGTCGAACTCGCCGACGCGATCACTTTCTCTGATCTACGTACCGCGTGACGTCACCGAGTCTACGGTGAGACGTGACTTGGAGGTGTTCGGCGACGTGCGTGGCGTGCAGATGGAGAGAATCTCGGAAGGAGTCTTGACCGTCCATTTCTACGATCTCCGTGACGCGAAAAGAGCTGTTCGAGAGTTTTGCGGTAGACACATGCAACACCAAGAAAGGCTCGGTAGCAGCAGTGGAGGTGGAAGCGTTTGGAGATCACCCTCTTCATCGGCGCGTGGGTTTGTTTCTGGTAGACCTGTGTGGGCCCACTTTGTAGTCCCGGATACAAACGCCGTACCCGGTGGTTGTAACCAAGGAACGTTGGTGATATTTAACCTAGACCCTGATGTCTCTTCCACTGCTCTCAGACAGATTTTCCAAGTTTACG GTTCGATCAAAGAGTTGAGAGAGACACCATACAAGAAACATCAAAGATTCATCGAGTTTTACGATGTAAGAGATGCAGTGAATGCGTTTGATCGAATGAATGGTGAAGAAATTTATGGGAAGCAAGTTGTAATCGAATTTAGCCGACCAGGTGGGCTTAAGAACAACTTCACGCCATTTAGGCAACCGCAGTTACCGTTTCAGCCGCGACCAGTTTTATTGACTCCTCCTTTGAAGCAGTCTGTTATTCTGACCAATGGTAAAAGCAAGAATGTGAGCCCTAATAATGGAGTTGATGTTGTTGAAGCTTCTATGCGTTCGTTGTGTGACATTGATGATGAAGCAGAATCTGAAACAAGGAGCAAGAACGTGGCTAAGTTGGGGAGGAAAAAGCAGATGAAGAGCATGGAACTAAGTCAGTTTCTTATCAGTGAAGAAGCAATGAATGATCCAAGTTGCAGAGATCCACGTACCACTTTGATGATAAAGAACATACCAAACAAGTACAG TCAAAAGCTGCTGTTGAATATGCTGGATAATCACTGCATTCACATCAACCAAGCTATCACCGAGGAGGAGAGGGGCGAATACAAAGCTCATCCTGATCAGCCAATTTCTTCTTATGATTTCGTGTATCTCCCGATGGATTTCAA CAACAAGTGCAATGTTGGTTATGGGTTTGTGAACATGACATCTCCGGAGGCAGCTTGGAGGCTTTACAAGGCGTTTCATCTTCAGCGCTGGGAGATTTTTAATTCGCATAAGATTTGCCAAATCACATATGCGAGAGTTCAG GGTTTGGAGGATCTAAAGGAACACTTCAAGAGCTCAAAGTTTCCGTGCGAGGCCGAACTGTACCTTCCGGTGGTTTTTTCGCCTCCACGAGACGGGAAGCAGCTAACGGAACCTGTTTCTATCAACATCAACGACTGCACCGGGCTCAATACTATTCATCATCTCGAGCCTATTGACGGTCCAGATCACTCTGTGGGTGGGTCATGTTGCGGTAGTGACAATGATAACAGTCAGGAAGATGGATTATCCGGCAATAACATAGATGGTGGACACAGTTTCACGGTGGTAGGAGCGACATCTTTCTAG